From Myotis daubentonii chromosome 15, mMyoDau2.1, whole genome shotgun sequence, one genomic window encodes:
- the ANKRD11 gene encoding ankyrin repeat domain-containing protein 11 isoform X3 has product MPKGGCSKTPQQEEFSLSNDMVEKQTGKKDKDKVSLTKTPKLDRSDGGKEVRERATKRKLPFTVGANGEQKDSDTEKQGPERKRIKKEPVTRKAGLLFGMGLSGIRAGYPLSERQQVALLMQMTAEESANSPVDTTPKHPSQSTVCQKGTPNSASKTKDKVNKRNERGETRLHRAAIRGDARRIKELISEGADVNVKDFAGWTALHEACNRGYYDVAKQLLAAGAEVNTKGLDDDTPLHDAANNGHYKVVKLLLRYGGNPQQSNRKGETPLKVANSPTMVNLLLGKGTYTSSEESSTESSEEEDAPSFAPSSSVDGNNTDSEFEKGLKHKAKNPEPQKIVTPVKDEYEFDEDDEQDRVPPVDDKHLLKKDYRKETKSNSFISIPKMEVKSYTKNNTIAPKKAAHRILSDTSDEEDIGVTVGTGEKLRLSAHTILPSNKTREPSNSKQQKEKNKVKKKRKKETKGKEVRFGKRSDKFCSSESESESSESGEDDGDSVGSSGCLKESPLVLKDPSLFSSLSASSTSSHGSSATQKHNPSHTDQHTKHWRTDNWKTISSPAWSEVSSLSDSTRTRLTSESDCSSEGSSVESLKPLRKRQEHRKRGSLQSTLSEKKSSFHPSVDGAIPKLDKEGKVVKKHKTKHKHKNKEKGLCSVSQELKLKSFTYEYEDSKQRSDKAILLDNDISTENKLKVLKHDRDHFKKEEKLSKMKSEEKEWLFKDDIIKISKDEKSLKRIKDTNKDVSRSFREEKDRSNKAEKEKVVKEKSPKEEKLRLYKEERKKKSKDRPSKLEKKNDFKEDKISKEKEKTFKEDKEKPKKEKIYREDSAFDEYCNKSQFLENEDTKFSLSDDQQDRWFSDLSDSSFDFKGEDSWDSPVTDYRDIKNDSVARLILETVKEDSKEKKRENKSREKRDYSEKRSDKDAFFRKKDRDYLDKNSEKRKDPIEKHKNIPSYLSEKDKKRRESAECGRDRKDRDLSDICRDRKDPLEVTKERKDGRVKAEEAYREDLKEYSCESVFKDRSDCDFGKSLEPWERHHSVREKEKKDGLEKEKKEKIKLEKYKDKSSDKDKSEKSILEKCQKDKEFDKCFKEKKDTKEKHKDIHSKDKERKTSLDQIKEKKEKSFPGIISDDFSEKKDEKKGKEKSWYIADIFTDESEDEKDDYTASGFKIGEASEMQRADSLQEKDDGREPYPSDRHRKHSVDRQHLEKQKEKELKEKKKEKGTTEGAKDKKEKVFEKHKEKKDKESTEKYKDRKDRTSVDSIQEKKNKQKPSEKVEKKPSAEDKAKSRHRERPDKEHCRERKVSKSAEVEKSLLEKLEEEALHEYREDSNDKISEVSSDSFTDRGQDPGLSALLEVSFTEPLEERVKENCPQEKLKEKERHRHSSSSSKKSHDRERGKKEKSEKKEKNDDYKDIGSRKDSSQYEKDFLDADAYGISYSTKTDIEDELDKTIELFSTEKKDKNDSEREPSKKIEKELKPYGSSAISILKERKRREKHREKWRDEKERHRDKHGEGLLRHHKDEHKPAVKDKDSPLSSFKDKSKDESLKLSETKLKDKFKETLDKEKGDSVKISNGNDKLPQSKDSGKKDVRPREKLLGDGDLMMTSFERMLSQKDLEIEERHKRHKERMKQMEKMRHRSGDPKLKERMKPGEDMRKKSLDIPPKKPLGLDPALKDKKLKELAPVPPVPENKPHPGPAVDSRDWLAGPHMKEVLPASPRPDQNRPTGVPTPASVVSGPSYEEAMHTPRTPSCSADDYPDLIFDCTDPPPVSSTAASACSPSFFDRFSVAGSGISETPSQTPTRPLCTNLYRSVSVDIRRTPEEEFSIGDKLFRQQSVPTTSSYDSPGQHLEDKALVPPGPSEKFTCLSPAYYSPDYGIPSPKVDTLHCPPTAVVTTTPSPEGAFSGLQAKSPTSHRDELLAPSMEGTLPPDLGIPLDATEDQQATAAIIPPEPSYLEPLDEGPFSTVITEEPVEWAHPATSEQGLSSSLIGSAPENPVSWPMGSDLMLKSPQRFSESPKHFCPAESLHAAAPGPFGTTEPPYPVSPVPYPLPVPEPGLEEVKDASAEAIPAAIPTAEESAPFASSSRLESFFSNCKSLPEAAPDVPPEPACVTTVTQVEALGSLENTFLENGHSLSALGQVDPVPWPDAFPNSEDDLDLGPFSLPELPLQTKDASDVETEPVEESPLVPPESTPAGAPVVLNGGDVAASAAEEQLVLSPDQATTRLPAEPEPEPLPSEGPKPDIVLETTVEAEAVSEGRAPEASDSSLGLTPAPPEQHPLGSGDEVEGPDPLAASHSTPEPSGDSPAQAQVVNGAGPHDSAGLEGPSGSVQTETTEPEPRPTAEAPKAPKVEEIPQRMTRNRAQMLANQNKQSSPPSEKEPAPAPTPRAKGRCSEEEDPQAQHPRKRRFQRSSQQLQQQMNTSTQQTREVIQQTLAAIVDAIKLDDIEPYHSDRSNPYFEYLQIRKKIEEKRKILCYITPQAPQCYAEYVTYTGSYLLDGKPLSKLHIPVIAPPPSLAEPLKELFKQQEAVRGKLRLQHSIEREKLIVSCEQEILRVHCRAARTIANQAVPFSACTMLLDSEVYNMPLESQGDENKSVRDRFNARQFISWLQDVDDKYDRMKVCGEQLLSPAGGQTSVGPHLEPSTAYTHHHCSGCADQCSRPEDGWEIERLANVSPDAAAA; this is encoded by the exons AGAAGCAGGGTCCTGAGCGGAAGAGGATTAAGAAGGAGCCTGTCACCCGGAAGGCCGGGCTGCTGTTTGGCATGGGGCTATCTGGGATCCGAGCTGGCTACCCCCTCTCTGAGCGCCAGCAGGTGGCTCTTCTCATGCAGATGACAGCTGAAGAGTCTGCAAACAGCCCAG TAGATACAACACCAAAGCATCCCTCCCAGTCGACAGTGTGTCAGAAGGGGACGCCTAACTCTGCCTCAAAAACCAAAGATAAAGTGAACAAGAGAAACGAGCGTGGGGAGACCCGCCTGCATCGGGCTGCCATCCGGGGAGACGCCCGGCGCATTAAGGAGCTTATCAGTGAAGGGGCGGATGTCAACGTCAAGGACTTTGCAG GCTGGACAGCACTGCATGAGGCATGTAACCGAGGCTACTACGATGTTGCCAAGCAGCTGCTGGCTGCGGGTGCAGAGGTGAATACCAAAGGTCTGGATGACGACACGCCCCTGCATGATGCTGCCAACAATGGGCACTACAAG GTGGTGAAACTGCTGCTGCGGTATGGAGGAAATCCTCAGCAGAGCAACCGAAAGGGCGAGACACCGCTGAAGGTGGCCAACTCCCCGACCATGGTGAACCTCCTGTTGGGCAAGGGCACCTACACATCCAGTGAGGAGAGCTCAACTG AGAGCTCAGAGGAGGAAGACGCCCCATCATTTGCACCTTCTAGTTCAGTTGATGGAAATAACACAGACTCTGAGTTTGAAAAAGGACTAAAGCACAAGGCTAAGAATCCAGAGCCCCAGAAAATTGTGACCCCTGTCAAGGATGAGTATGAGTTTGATGAGGATGATGAGCAGGACAGAGTCCCTCCAGTGGATgacaaacatttactgaaaaaGGATTACAGAAAAGAGACTAAAtcaaatagttttatttctatACCCAAAATGGAAGTGAAAAGTTACACTAAAAATAACACGATTGCACCAAAGAAAGCGGCTCACCGCATCTTGTCAGACACATCAGATGAGGAGGACATCGGAGTCACTGTGGGGACAGGAGAGAAGCTGAGACTCTCTGCACACACAATTTTGCCCAGTAATAAAACACGGGAACCTTCTAATTCTAAgcagcagaaggaaaaaaataaagtgaaaaagaagcgaaagaaagaaacaaaaggcaaagAAGTGCGGTTTGGGAAAAGGAGTGACAAATTCTGTTCCTCCGAGTCAGAGAGCGAGTCCTCAGAGAGTGGTGAGGATGATGGGGACTCGGTGGGGAGCTCTGGATGCCTTAAGGAGTCCCCGCTGGTGCTGAAGGACCCCTCCCTGTTCAGCTCCCTGTCTGCTTCCTCCACTTCATCTCATGGGAGCTCTGCCACTCAGAAGCATAACCCCAGCCACACAGACCAGCATACCAAGCACTGGCGGACAGACAATTGGAAAACCATTTCTTCTCCTGCCTGGTCAGAGGTCAGTTCCTTATCAGACTCCACGAGAACAAGACTGACCAGTGAGTCTGACTgctcctctgagggctccagTGTGGAGTCACTGAAGCCGCTGAGGAAGAGGCAGGAGCATAGGAAACGTGGTAGCCTACAGAGCACTCTGTCAGAGAAGAAGAGCTCCTTCCACCCCAGTGTGGACGGTGCCATTCCCAAACTAGACAAGGAGGGAAAAGTGGTCAAGAAACATAAAaccaaacacaaacacaaaaacaaggaGAAAGGGCTGTGTTCAGTTAGTCAGGAACTCAAATTGAAAAGTTTCACTTATGAATATGAGGACTCCAAGCAAAGGTCGGACAAAGCTATACTTTTAGACAATGACATTTCCACCGAAAACAAGTTAAAAGTATTAAAGCATGATAGAGATCACtttaagaaagaagagaagcTTAGCAAAATGAagtcagaagaaaaagaatggcTCTTTAAAGATGACATAATAAAGATCTCCAAAGATGAAAAGTCACTCAAGAGAATCAAAGACACCAACAAAGACGTCAGCAGGTCTTTCCGAGAAGAGAAAGACCGTTCaaataaagcagaaaaggagAAAGTAGTGAAGGAAAAGTCTCCAAAAGAGGAAAAACTGAGACTGtacaaagaggaaagaaagaaaaagtccaaGGACAGGCCCtcaaaattagagaaaaagaatgattttaaagaggacaaaatttcaaaagagaaggaaaagactttcaaagaagataaagaaaagcccaaaaaagaaaaaatttacagGGAAGATTCTGCTTTTGATGAATATTGTAACAAAAGTCAGTTTCTGGAGAATGAAGACACCAAATTTAGCCTTTCTGATGATCAGCAAGATAGGTGGTTTTCTGACTTGTCTGATTCGTCCTTTGATTTCAAAGGAGAAGATAGTTGGGATTCTCCAGTGACAGATTATAGGGACATTAAAAATGACTCTGTGGCCAGGCTGATCTTGGAAACGGTGAAAGAGGACAGTAAGGAGAAGAAGCGGGAAAACAAAAGTCGGGAGAAACGAGACTACAGTGAAAAACGGAGCGACAAAGATGCTTTCTTTAGAAAGAAAGACAGGGACTACCTGGATAAAAACTCTGAGAAGAGAAAAGACCCAattgaaaagcataaaaatatcccCAGCTATCTTtcagaaaaggacaaaaaaaggAGAGAGTCTGCTGAATGCGGGCGAGACAGAAAGGACAGGGATCTGAGCGACATCTGCAGGGACAGGAAGGACCCTCTTGAGGTCACCAAAGAGCGGAAAGATGGCAGAGTGAAGGCCGAGGAGGCGTACAGGGAGGACCTGAAGGAGTACAGTTGTGAAAGTGTATTCAAGGACAGGTCTGACTGTGACTTTGGGAAGAGTCTGGAGCCTTGGGAAAGGCATCATTcagtgagagagaaggagaagaaagatggccttgagaaggagaagaaggaaaaaataaaattagaaaaatataaagataagtCCAGTGACAAAGATAAAAGTGAAAAGTCTATCCTTGAAAAATGTCAGAAGGACAAAGAATTTGATAaatgttttaaagagaaaaaagatactaaagaaaaacataaagataTACATAGcaaagacaaggaaagaaaaacatctcttgaccaaattaaagaaaaaaaggagaagagttTCCCTGGAATCATCTCAGACGacttctctgaaaaaaaagatgagaaaaagggCAAAGAGAAAAGCTGGTATATTGCTGATATATTCACAGATGAAAGTGAAGATGAAAAAGATGATTATACAGCAAGTGGATTCAAAATTGGAGAGGCCAGTGAAATGCAGAGGGCAGACAGCCTCCAGGAAAAAGATGATGGGAGGGAACCATACCCCTCAGACAGACACCGGAAGCACTCTGTTGACAGGCAGCACTTagagaagcagaaagagaaagaacttaaagaaaagaaaaaggaaaaaggaaccaCAGAAGGGGcgaaagacaagaaagaaaaagtctttgaaaagcacaaagagaaaaaggatAAAGAGTCGACAGAAAAATATAAGGACAGGAAAGACCGAACTTCAGTTGATTCtattcaggaaaagaaaaacaaacagaagcccTCCGAGAAGGTGGAGAAGAAGCCCTCTGCAGAAGACAAGGCCAAGAGCAGGCACAGGGAGAGGCCAGACAAGGAGCactgcagagagaggaaggtgtcGAAAAGTGCTGAGGTGGAGAAGAGCCTGCTGGAAAAGTTGGAGGAAGAAGCTCTGCATGAATACAGAGAAGATTCTAATGACAAGATTAGTGAGGTGTCCTCTGACAGCTTCACGGACCGAGGGCAGGACCCAGGCCTGAGTGCCCTCCTGGAGGTGTCTTTCACAGAGCCTCTGGAGGAGAGGGTCAAGGAGAATTGCCCACAGGAGAAgctgaaggagaaagaaaggcataGGCACTCTTCATCCTCATCCAAGAAAAGCCATGATCGAGAGAGGggcaaaaaagaaaagtctgaaaaaaaagaaaagaatgatgaTTACAAGGACATTGGCAGCAGAAAGGACTCCAGCCAGTATGAAAAGGATTTCTTGGATGCTGATGCTTATGGTATTTCTTACAGTACAAAAACTGACATAGAAGATGAATTAGATAAAACCATTGAATTGTTTTCtacagaaaagaaagataaaaatgattCTGAAAGAGAACCttccaagaaaatagaaaaggaactAAAGCCTTATGGATCTAGTGCAATCAGTATcctaaaagagaggaagagacgaGAGAAGCACCGAGAGAAGTGGAGAGATGAGAAGGAGAGACACAGGGACAAGCACGGTGAAGGGCTCCTGAGACATCACAAGGATGAGCACAAACCTGCAGTCAAAGACAAGGACAGTCCTCTAAGTTCCTTTAAAGATAAATCCAAGGATGAAAGCCTGAAACTCAGTGAGACCAAACTAAAGGATAAATTCAAGGAAACTTTAGATAAAGAAAAAGGTGACTCTGTAAAGATCAGCAACGGAAATGATAAGTTACCACAGTCTAAAGACTCAGGCAAGAAAGAtgtcaggcccagagagaagctTTTGGGAGATGGCGATCTAATGATGACCAGCTTCGAGAGAATGCTTTCCCAGAAAGATCTGGAGATTGAAGAACGCCACAAACGGCacaaagaaagaatgaaacaGATGGAGAAGATGAGGCACAGGTCTGGAGACCCTAAGCTCAAGGAGAGGATGAAGCCAGGTGAGGACATGCGCAAGAAGAGTCTGGATATCCCTCCAAAGAAGCCACTGGGACTGGACCCTGCCCTTAAAGACAAAAAGCTCAAGGAGTTGGCTCCTGTTCCACCAGTCCCTGAGAATAAGCCCCACCCAGGACCAGCTGTGGACTCCAGAGACTGGTTGGCAGGACCTCATATGAAAGAGGTCTTGCCTGCTTCTCCCAGGCCTGACCAGAACCGGCCCACTGGGGTGCCCACCCCCGCATCTGTGGTGTCTGGCCCCAGCTACGAGGAGGCAATGCACACGCCCAGGACCCCATCCTGCAGTGCTGACGACTATCCTGACCTCATATTTGACTGTACAGATCCCCCGCCGGTCTCCAGCACAGCTGCCAGCGCTTGCTCCCCCTCCTTCTTTGATAGATTCTCTGTTGCAGGGAGCGGGATTTCGGAAACCCCAAGCCAGACGCCTACAAGGCCTCTGTGCACAAACCTTTATCGCTCAGTCTCTGTTGATATCAGGAGGACTCCTGAAGAAGAATTCAGCATTGGAGACAAGCTGTTCAGACAGCAGAGTGTCCCTACCACATCCAGTTACGACTCACCAGGGCAGCACTTGGAGGATAAGGCCCTTGTGCCCCCAGGTCCTTCGGAGAAGTTTACCTGCTTGTCTCCGGCGTACTACTCCCCAGACTATGGCATCCCCTCCCCCAAGGTGGACACTCTGCACTGCCCACCCACAGCTGTGGTCACCACCACCCCCTCTCCAGAGGGTGCCTTCTCTGGTTTACAAGCAAAGTCCCCCACTTCACACAGAGATGAGCTGTTGGCCCCATCCATGGAGGGGACCCTTCCCCCTGACTTGGGCATTCCCTTGGATGCCACAGAGGACCAGCAGGCCACCGCTGCCATCATCCCCCCAGAGCCCAGCTACCTGGAGCCCCTGGATGAGGGCCCCTTCAGCACGGTCATCACAGAGGAGCCGGTTGAGTGGGCTCATCCTGCTACCTCGGAGCAGGGCCTCTCTTCTAGCCTAATTGGGAGTGCCCCTGAAAACCCTGTCAGCTGGCCCATGGGATCGGACCTTATGCTTAAGTCTCCACAGAGATTCTCAGAGTCCCCAAAACATTTCTGTCCTGCCGAGTCCCTCCACGCTGCTGCACCCGGGCCCTTCGGCACCACAGAGCCGCCTTACCCGGTCTCCCCTGTCCCCTATCCTCTGCCGGTCCCTGAGCCAGGACTGGAGGAAGTTAAAGATGCCTCTGCAGAAGCAATCCCAGCCGCCATTCCCACTGCAGAAGAATCGGCCCCTTTCGCCTCTTCCTCCAGGCTGGAGTCCTTCTTTAGTAACTGCAAGTCGCTTCCTGAAGCGGCCCCTGATGTGCCCCCGGAGCCTGCGTGTGTGACCACCGTAACTCAGGTGGAGGCTCTGGGTTCTCTGGAAAATACCTTCCTGGAAAATGGCCACAGTCTCTCTGCCCTGGGACAGGTTGATCCAGTGCCCTGGCCCGATGCCTTCCCCAACTCTGAGGACGACCTGGACCTGGGGCCCTTCTCACTGCCAGAGCTTCCTCTGCAAACTAAAGATGCTTCTGATGTCGAAACAGAACCTGTAGAAGAGAGTCCTCTTGTTCCTCCAGAAAGTACCCCTGCAGGGGCCCCTGTGGTCCTGAATGGTGGGGATGTGGCTGCATCAGCTGCTGAGGAACAGCTCGTGCTGTCTCCTGATCAGGCAACTACCCGGCTCCCtgctgagcctgagcctgagcccttGCCCTCAGAGGGGCCAAAGCCAGACATTGTTCTGGAAACCACGGTGGAAGCCGAGGCTGTGTCAGAGGGGAGGGCCCCTGAGGCCTCCGACTCCAGCCTGGGGCTCACACCAGCACCCCCAGAGCAGCATCCACTAGGTAGTGGAGACGAGGTAGAGGGCCCAGACCCCTTGGCAGCATCCCATAGCACACCCGAGCCCTCTGGGGACAGCCCTGCACAGGCACAGGTGGTGAACGGGGCTGGCCCCCATGACAGTGCTGGGCTTGAGGGGCCTTCAGGAAGCGTCCAGACTGAAACTACAGAACCAGAACCCAGACCCACAGCCGAAGCCCCAAAAGCCCCCAAAGTGGAGGAGATCCCCCAGCGCATGACCAGGAACCGGGCTCAGATGTTGGCCAACCAGAACAAGCAGAGCTCGCCTCCTTCCGAGAAGgaacctgcccctgcccctacccccagAGCAAAGGGTCGATGCTCTGAGGAAGAGgacccccaggcccagcacccacGCAAACGCCGCTTTCAGCGTTCcagccagcagctgcagcagcaaaTGAACACGTCCACACAGCAGACACGGGAGGTGATCCAGCAGACACTGGCTGCCATCGTCGATGCCATAAAGCTGGATGATATAGAGCCCTACCACAGTGACAGATCCAACCCGTACTTTGAATACTTACAGATCAGGAAGAAGATCGAGGAAAAGCGAAAGATCCTCTGCTACATCACCCCACAGGCACCCCAGTGCTATGCTGAGTACGTCACCTATACAGGCTCCTACCTCCTAGATGGCAAACCGCTCAGCAAGCTGCACATCCCAGTG ATTGCACCCCCTCCCTCCTTGGCGGAGCCCCTGAAGGAGCTGTTCAAGCAGCAGGAGGCTGTGAGGGGGAAGCTGCGCCTGCAGCACAGCATCGAACGG GAAAAACTGATCGTCTCCTGTGAACAGGAGATCCTGCGGGTTCACTGCAGGGCAGCGAGGACCATCGCAAATCAGGCGGTGCCATTTAGTGCCTGCACCATGCTGCTGGACTCTGAGGTCTACAACATGCCTCTGGAAAGTCag GGTGACGAAAACAAGTCTGTGAGAGATCGTTTCAACGCCCGCCAGTTCATCTCCTGGCTCCAGGATGTAGATGACAAGTACGACCGCATGAAG GTATGCGGGGAGCAGCTCCTGTCACCAGCTGGCGGTCAGACCTCTGTGGGACCCCATCTTGAGCCCTCCACAGCATACACTCATCACCACTGCTCTGGATGTGCTGACCAGTGCAGCAGGCCAGAGGATGGGTGGGAGATAGAAAGATTAGCAA ACGTGTCTCCTGATGCGGCAGCAGCATGA